One genomic window of Bactrocera dorsalis isolate Fly_Bdor chromosome 4, ASM2337382v1, whole genome shotgun sequence includes the following:
- the LOC105228836 gene encoding ubiquitin carboxyl-terminal hydrolase MINDY-3 homolog isoform X1 produces the protein MPSSETQSIRMESEIACSLVSKERSGLTQAELSENAARELQEIRKLLWGPNIRVDVFRRWSQGFEFSDTEPSALVQKEGGPCAVIAPVQANLLKILIMDTPGHFLKDLTQDKCRHLLIQALCAILSKCCAKRFRIVSLPMEQCTEAKEVVNAASDIPDVKLSTETLEEATTEPVDASAATTVRVADAREVSSDAYHEGLQVLNFDTIEEVEKYYTEHWQVLSGQYGVMLFLYSVLLTKNIDNVISELSDTSEPLIHNTYGYGSQALINLMLTGRAVAHVWDNDQDVGGLKLRGINEQSDIGFITLMEQMRYCTVGSFYKNPKNPVWVMGSETHLTVLFSTEKRLVSPETPSELARRVFKSYDPEGNNFIPADVLQDVLAALDLVNEPEYVEIMQKRLDPEGLHIILLNAFMDEFFPQEQRSTPDTFDLMHYNGIPGSNEGNKVGYCKGSAILLESDLKSVCISNPMLTCLQTKWPNIEINWHDMRIPSLN, from the exons ATGCCTTCCAGTGAAACGCAATCGATAAGAATGGAGAGCG AAATTGCATGCAGCTTAGTTAGTAAGGAGCGATCCGGACTAACACAAGCCGAATTATCGGAAAATGCCGCAAGAGAATTACAAGAGATTCGCAAATTACTGTGGGGACCCAACATACGTGTGGATGTGTTTCGACGTTGGTCCCAAG gCTTCGAATTTAGTGATACAGAACCATCAGCTTTGGTGCAGAAAGAGGGTGGACCATGTGCTGTGATAGCGCCCGTACAGGCAAACCTGTTAAAAATACTTATTATGGATACGCCAGGTCACTTTCTCAAAGAC CTCACGCAAGATAAGTGTCGACACCTGTTAATACAAGCGTTATGCGCCATCCTCAGTAAGTGCTGTGCCAAACGCTTTCGAATTGTTTCGCTGCCGATGGAGCAATGCACGGAAGCCAAAGAAGTCGTGAACGCCGCAAGTGACATTCCAGATGTAAAGCTGAGTACAGAAACTTTGGAAGAGGCTACGACAGAACCGGTCGATGCTAGTGCGGCAACTACCGTGCGTGTGGCAGATGCACGTGAGGTCTCTTCAGATGCATATCATGAGGGTCTACAAGTACTAAACTTTGACACGATTGAAGAAGTGGAGAAATATTATACGGAACACTGGCAAGTGCTCTCGGGCCAATATGGCGTTATGCTCTTCCTTTATTCAGTGCTGCTCACGAAG AACATTGATAATGTTATTTCGGAATTGTCCGATACCTCTGAGCCGCTGATACACAATACATATGGCTATGGGTCTCAAGCGCTCATCAATCTAATGTTAACAGGACGCGCTGTAGCACATGTATGGGATAATGATCAGGATGTAGGTGGCTTAAAGTTGCGCGGCATTAATGAGCAAAGCGATATCGGTTTTATCACATTAATGGAGCAAATGCGTTATTGTACCGTAGGTTCATTCTATAAGAATCCCAAAAACCCTGTTTGGGTGATGGGTTCGGAGACGCATTTAACTG TGCTGTTTAGTACTGAAAAGAGGCTGGTGTCACCCGAAACACCTTCTGAGCTGGCAAGACGCGTTTTCAAATCGTATGATCCGGAAGGTAATAATTTTATACCGGCTGATGTGCTACAAGATGTTTTGGCCGCATTGGATTTGGTCAACGAGCCTGAGTA tgTGGAAATCATGCAAAAGCGTCTCGATCCCGAGGGCTTACACATAATTCTCTTAAATGCATTTATGGACGAGTTCTTCCCACAGGAGCAGCGATCAACACCAGATACGTTTGATTTAATGCACTACAATGGCATACCCGGTTCTAATGAAGGCAACAAA GTAGGTTACTGTAAAGGTTCTGCCATATTGCTTGAAAGCGACTTAAAATCGGTATGCATCTCCAATCCAATGCTAACCTGTTTGCAGACAAAGTGgccaaatattgaaattaattggCATGACATGCGGATACCATCGTTGAATTGA
- the LOC105228836 gene encoding ubiquitin carboxyl-terminal hydrolase MINDY-3 homolog isoform X2 codes for MDSQTKQIACSLVSKERSGLTQAELSENAARELQEIRKLLWGPNIRVDVFRRWSQGFEFSDTEPSALVQKEGGPCAVIAPVQANLLKILIMDTPGHFLKDLTQDKCRHLLIQALCAILSKCCAKRFRIVSLPMEQCTEAKEVVNAASDIPDVKLSTETLEEATTEPVDASAATTVRVADAREVSSDAYHEGLQVLNFDTIEEVEKYYTEHWQVLSGQYGVMLFLYSVLLTKNIDNVISELSDTSEPLIHNTYGYGSQALINLMLTGRAVAHVWDNDQDVGGLKLRGINEQSDIGFITLMEQMRYCTVGSFYKNPKNPVWVMGSETHLTVLFSTEKRLVSPETPSELARRVFKSYDPEGNNFIPADVLQDVLAALDLVNEPEYVEIMQKRLDPEGLHIILLNAFMDEFFPQEQRSTPDTFDLMHYNGIPGSNEGNKVGYCKGSAILLESDLKSVCISNPMLTCLQTKWPNIEINWHDMRIPSLN; via the exons atggaCAGCCAAACAAAAC AAATTGCATGCAGCTTAGTTAGTAAGGAGCGATCCGGACTAACACAAGCCGAATTATCGGAAAATGCCGCAAGAGAATTACAAGAGATTCGCAAATTACTGTGGGGACCCAACATACGTGTGGATGTGTTTCGACGTTGGTCCCAAG gCTTCGAATTTAGTGATACAGAACCATCAGCTTTGGTGCAGAAAGAGGGTGGACCATGTGCTGTGATAGCGCCCGTACAGGCAAACCTGTTAAAAATACTTATTATGGATACGCCAGGTCACTTTCTCAAAGAC CTCACGCAAGATAAGTGTCGACACCTGTTAATACAAGCGTTATGCGCCATCCTCAGTAAGTGCTGTGCCAAACGCTTTCGAATTGTTTCGCTGCCGATGGAGCAATGCACGGAAGCCAAAGAAGTCGTGAACGCCGCAAGTGACATTCCAGATGTAAAGCTGAGTACAGAAACTTTGGAAGAGGCTACGACAGAACCGGTCGATGCTAGTGCGGCAACTACCGTGCGTGTGGCAGATGCACGTGAGGTCTCTTCAGATGCATATCATGAGGGTCTACAAGTACTAAACTTTGACACGATTGAAGAAGTGGAGAAATATTATACGGAACACTGGCAAGTGCTCTCGGGCCAATATGGCGTTATGCTCTTCCTTTATTCAGTGCTGCTCACGAAG AACATTGATAATGTTATTTCGGAATTGTCCGATACCTCTGAGCCGCTGATACACAATACATATGGCTATGGGTCTCAAGCGCTCATCAATCTAATGTTAACAGGACGCGCTGTAGCACATGTATGGGATAATGATCAGGATGTAGGTGGCTTAAAGTTGCGCGGCATTAATGAGCAAAGCGATATCGGTTTTATCACATTAATGGAGCAAATGCGTTATTGTACCGTAGGTTCATTCTATAAGAATCCCAAAAACCCTGTTTGGGTGATGGGTTCGGAGACGCATTTAACTG TGCTGTTTAGTACTGAAAAGAGGCTGGTGTCACCCGAAACACCTTCTGAGCTGGCAAGACGCGTTTTCAAATCGTATGATCCGGAAGGTAATAATTTTATACCGGCTGATGTGCTACAAGATGTTTTGGCCGCATTGGATTTGGTCAACGAGCCTGAGTA tgTGGAAATCATGCAAAAGCGTCTCGATCCCGAGGGCTTACACATAATTCTCTTAAATGCATTTATGGACGAGTTCTTCCCACAGGAGCAGCGATCAACACCAGATACGTTTGATTTAATGCACTACAATGGCATACCCGGTTCTAATGAAGGCAACAAA GTAGGTTACTGTAAAGGTTCTGCCATATTGCTTGAAAGCGACTTAAAATCGGTATGCATCTCCAATCCAATGCTAACCTGTTTGCAGACAAAGTGgccaaatattgaaattaattggCATGACATGCGGATACCATCGTTGAATTGA